Proteins encoded by one window of Chryseobacterium aquaeductus:
- a CDS encoding 2Fe-2S iron-sulfur cluster-binding protein, whose product MSEEVKKFKITIDGQTAEVLPGTSILEAARQIGGKSVPPAMCYYSKLEASGGRCRTCLVEVSKGSEADPRPMPKLVASCRTNVMDGMEVKNLSSDKAQEGRKAVTEFLLVNHPLDCPVCDQAGECHLQDLGYEHGNLDTRTEFKRNTYDADDLGPHIKLNMNRCILCARCVLAANQLTGEREHGILFRGDHAEISTYLNKALDNDFIGNVIDVCPVGALTDRTARFASRVWFTKPMNASCKCDKCSGKTTVYLKGDEVVRVTARKDQWGEVEEFICDTCRFERKNLSDWNIEGPRHIDRHSVISLNHYEKPKDELRVLDNPMAKEISEKDEK is encoded by the coding sequence ATGAGCGAAGAGGTTAAGAAATTTAAAATAACAATAGACGGACAAACTGCTGAAGTTTTGCCTGGAACTTCCATTTTGGAAGCAGCAAGACAAATCGGCGGCAAATCTGTACCACCTGCAATGTGCTATTACAGCAAGTTGGAAGCCAGTGGAGGAAGATGTAGAACGTGTTTGGTAGAGGTTTCTAAAGGTTCGGAAGCAGATCCGCGACCGATGCCGAAATTGGTAGCAAGCTGCAGAACCAATGTGATGGACGGAATGGAAGTGAAAAACCTTTCTTCTGATAAAGCACAGGAAGGTCGTAAAGCAGTTACTGAATTTTTGTTGGTGAATCACCCTTTAGATTGTCCGGTTTGTGATCAGGCAGGTGAGTGTCACCTTCAGGATTTGGGTTACGAACATGGAAATCTTGACACCAGAACAGAATTTAAGAGAAATACATATGATGCAGACGACTTAGGTCCACACATCAAACTGAATATGAACCGTTGTATCTTGTGTGCAAGATGCGTTTTGGCGGCCAATCAATTGACGGGTGAGCGGGAGCACGGAATTTTGTTCAGAGGAGATCATGCTGAGATTTCTACTTACTTAAATAAAGCTTTAGATAATGACTTCATCGGAAACGTAATCGACGTTTGTCCGGTTGGAGCTTTAACTGACAGAACAGCGCGTTTTGCAAGCAGAGTTTGGTTTACAAAACCAATGAATGCTTCTTGTAAATGTGATAAATGTTCTGGTAAAACTACTGTATATTTGAAGGGTGATGAAGTGGTAAGAGTTACTGCAAGAAAAGATCAGTGGGGAGAAGTTGAAGAATTTATCTGTGACACTTGCCGTTTCGAAAGAAAAAATTTATCAGACTGGAACATTGAAGGTCCAAGACATATCGACAGACATTCTGTTATTTCATTAAACCATTACGAGAAACCTAAAGACGAATTGAGAGTTTTAGACAATCCGATGGCGAAAGAAATCAGCGAAAAAGACGAAAAATAA
- the nuoH gene encoding NADH-quinone oxidoreductase subunit NuoH, translating into MDLLTFKLILVLALFLLSLTIAAYSTWAERKVAAIMQDRIGPNRSGPFGLLQPLADGGKFFFKEDFTPQNAERFLFVLGPALVMFISLITGAVIPWGKTLNIGGESFDLQVANIDVGVLFIIGMASIGVYGIMIGGWASNNKYSLLGAIRASSQMISYELAMGLALLSIIMMTGSLDLKVITETQSSGKIWGLFEIDGLNWNILYQPLAFLIFFVAALAETNRHPFDLPECESELVTGYSTEYSSMKLGLYMFGEYVNMFISNAFIVVLFFGGYNYPGIEWVTQNWGENAAGILSIVAFLTKTIVGILIFMWIRWTLPRFRYDQLMHLGWKTLIPLALVNLMVTGAVILAFGN; encoded by the coding sequence ATGGATTTACTTACATTTAAATTAATACTTGTACTGGCGCTTTTCCTGTTATCATTAACGATAGCGGCCTACTCTACCTGGGCAGAAAGAAAAGTGGCGGCAATCATGCAGGACAGAATCGGGCCAAACAGATCCGGACCATTCGGTTTGCTGCAGCCTCTAGCAGATGGTGGGAAATTTTTCTTTAAGGAAGATTTTACTCCACAAAATGCAGAAAGATTCCTTTTTGTATTGGGACCTGCATTGGTAATGTTCATTTCATTGATCACCGGAGCGGTTATTCCTTGGGGTAAAACGTTAAATATTGGTGGTGAATCTTTCGATTTGCAGGTAGCTAATATTGATGTAGGTGTACTGTTCATCATCGGTATGGCTTCTATCGGAGTTTACGGAATTATGATCGGAGGCTGGGCTTCAAACAATAAATATTCATTATTAGGTGCAATCCGTGCTTCTTCACAAATGATCTCTTACGAATTAGCAATGGGTCTTGCATTACTTTCTATCATCATGATGACAGGAAGTTTAGATTTAAAAGTAATTACCGAAACTCAGTCTTCAGGCAAAATTTGGGGACTTTTCGAGATAGACGGATTAAACTGGAATATACTTTACCAACCTTTGGCATTTTTAATTTTCTTTGTTGCGGCTTTGGCAGAAACCAATCGTCACCCTTTCGATTTACCTGAATGTGAATCTGAACTGGTAACAGGATATTCTACCGAATATTCTTCAATGAAATTAGGATTATATATGTTTGGTGAATATGTTAACATGTTTATTTCAAATGCATTTATCGTAGTTCTTTTCTTTGGAGGTTACAACTATCCTGGAATCGAATGGGTAACTCAAAACTGGGGAGAAAATGCAGCGGGAATTTTAAGCATTGTAGCATTTTTAACAAAAACGATTGTCGGAATTTTGATCTTTATGTGGATCAGATGGACGCTTCCAAGATTCAGATATGACCAATTGATGCACTTAGGATGGAAAACATTAATTCCATTGGCATTGGTCAACCTGATGGTTACGGGAGCGGTGATTTTAGCTTTTGGAAATTAA
- a CDS encoding NuoI/complex I 23 kDa subunit family protein, giving the protein MKLTNRSKVVSNKEMTFSEKIYLPAIFKGMGITFKHAVRTVVKRAPNVYSYPEVQKPRAEIWRGQHVLKRDEEGRERCTACGLCAVACPAEAITMTASERTREEKDLYREEKYASVYEINMLRCIFCGMCEEACPKSAIYLTDRLVDVETNRGSFIYGKDKLVEKINERIDITERQSEKQKNAVK; this is encoded by the coding sequence ATGAAACTTACAAACAGATCAAAAGTTGTTTCGAATAAAGAAATGACCTTTTCTGAGAAAATCTACCTTCCGGCGATTTTCAAGGGAATGGGGATTACTTTTAAGCATGCTGTGAGAACCGTTGTAAAACGTGCTCCGAATGTTTATTCTTATCCGGAAGTACAAAAACCGAGAGCAGAAATCTGGAGAGGTCAGCACGTTCTGAAAAGAGATGAAGAAGGCAGAGAAAGATGTACAGCTTGTGGTTTGTGTGCAGTTGCATGTCCTGCCGAAGCCATTACTATGACGGCTTCTGAAAGAACAAGAGAAGAAAAAGATCTTTACAGAGAAGAAAAATATGCATCGGTATATGAAATTAATATGTTGAGATGTATTTTCTGCGGAATGTGTGAAGAGGCTTGTCCGAAATCTGCAATTTATTTGACAGACCGTTTGGTGGATGTAGAAACCAACAGAGGTTCTTTCATTTATGGAAAAGATAAATTGGTTGAAAAAATTAATGAAAGGATTGACATCACAGAAAGACAGTCCGAGAAACAAAAAAATGCGGTAAAATAA
- a CDS encoding NADH-quinone oxidoreductase subunit J family protein, giving the protein MDQFLFFLVAFLAVSSAVYFVFARNPLYAILSLIVTMFSIAGMYILLNAQFLAIIQIIVYAGAIMVLFLYILMMLNLNKEDESKKNNTLKFVGVFTAGLLLIGVLGVFRGVQEQHVVVENVDKGVGLTKNLGRLLFNEYVLPFELASILILAGIVGAVLIGKKDL; this is encoded by the coding sequence ATGGATCAGTTTTTATTTTTCTTGGTGGCGTTTTTAGCAGTGTCAAGTGCGGTTTACTTCGTATTTGCGAGAAATCCTCTCTACGCTATTCTGTCATTAATTGTTACAATGTTTTCAATCGCCGGAATGTACATTCTTCTGAATGCACAATTTTTGGCAATCATACAGATCATCGTCTACGCAGGTGCGATCATGGTTTTATTCCTTTATATCTTAATGATGCTTAACCTTAATAAGGAAGACGAAAGTAAGAAGAACAATACTTTAAAGTTTGTTGGAGTTTTTACCGCAGGTCTTTTATTAATTGGGGTTTTAGGTGTTTTCAGAGGAGTTCAGGAGCAACATGTAGTCGTAGAAAATGTAGACAAAGGCGTTGGTCTTACCAAAAATCTGGGAAGACTTTTATTCAACGAATATGTTTTGCCGTTTGAGCTTGCTTCCATCCTGATATTAGCAGGGATTGTAGGTGCGGTATTAATCGGTAAAAAAGATTTATAA
- the nuoK gene encoding NADH-quinone oxidoreductase subunit NuoK translates to MGEVNTFMQSVPLEYFIILSSVLFCLGVLGVLLRKNAIVILGCVELMLNSVNLLLAAFSAYNGNSDGQLLVFFIMVVAAAEVAVGLAIIAMLYRNTRSVDVSIFNKLRG, encoded by the coding sequence ATGGGAGAAGTAAATACTTTTATGCAAAGCGTCCCTTTGGAATATTTCATTATCCTTTCGTCAGTACTATTCTGTCTTGGGGTTTTGGGAGTATTGCTGAGAAAAAATGCGATTGTAATTTTGGGTTGTGTGGAGCTTATGCTAAATTCTGTAAACCTTTTGCTGGCCGCATTTTCAGCGTACAATGGGAACAGTGACGGGCAACTTTTAGTTTTCTTCATTATGGTGGTTGCTGCTGCAGAAGTTGCTGTAGGTTTGGCAATTATTGCGATGCTCTACAGAAATACACGTTCTGTGGATGTGAGTATATTTAATAAATTAAGAGGATAA